DNA from Sorangium aterium:
GTCGCGCGCTTACCGATACAGGGGCGACCTACTTGTTGAACGGTGCTGTCGACGCGCAGCGCAGCAAGGCGAGCTTCATCGCTTTTCCGGCCGGCTGCGCCACGAGCAGCGCCTCTGCGGAGGCGGCGATCGGCTCGCCGCGCCCGAGGGCCGGCTCGGCGCGCAGCCCGCCTTCGAGCTCGCCTCTCGCGGTGAGCGCCGCGAGCTGCGTCGGGCCGGACGCGTTCGCGATCGCCAGCCATGCCGCGGCTGCGGCCTTCGCCGGGTCCTGCCCGCCCGTGCCTCGAGCGCCGGGGAGGAGCGCCGGCACCCCGGCGCCCAGGCCCAGCGCGGCCTCGGGCGGGGCGTCCTGGTCGCGATCGCCGCCGACGAGCACGCGCGGCTCGCTGGCGCCGCTGAGCCGCACCAGCACGGCGCTGATGCGCCCTCCGATCGAGCCGCTCGGGGTGTCGTCGTCCCGGAAGGCGAGGATGAGCCCGTCGTCCTCGCCGAGCGTCAGGTCGTACGCGAGCACGTGTCCGTTCTTGGGGGTGACCGCGCGGGGCGTCGCGGTGAGCGCGCCCGTCTCGTCGAGGGGGACCACCTCGATCCACTGGTGGGCGATCGTCTCGCCCGCCGCGGCCGTGTCCTCGTCGCCGTCGTCCTTCTTTGCCGCGGCCTTTCGCGCCGGCTCCTCGGCGCGCGCGATGTACGCGAGCCAGTAGCCGCCCGGCCGGCCGATCACGCGCGGCGTCTCGGCGTCGGTGCTCGGCTGGGAGACCGGGCGGGCCGACGTCACGGAGCGCAGCGTGCCCACGTCGGCGGAGGCGAGCATGATCCGCGAGCGCTTGCCGTCGCGGGTCACGTCGTCCCAGACGATGACCGCGCGCTCGCCGGACGCGGCGATGTCGAGCGCGAGCGACTCGTCGCGCCCCTCGGCGAGCTCGGCCCCCCACGTGACGTGGTCCCCTTCGACCCTGGCGACCTTGATCGCGCGCCCGCCCGCGTTCGGCTCGAGCATCGCGGCGAGGATGGCGCCCCCGGCGCCTGCGACGACCGGAGGATCCATGTCCCCGCGCGATCGCGCGAGCCGGACGAGCTTCCCCTGGGCGCCGTCGGCCGAGAGCGTGGCCACCATCGCGACGGTCCCGCCCTCGGCTTCTCGCTGGGCGCCCACGGCGAACCCGCCGGAGAACGTCGTCCCGCGGCCGACCTCGACGGCGAACGGCGCGATGTCTTCAACGCTGTCCGCGCCGCCGCCCCCCGCGCCTTCCTCGGCCCCGCGCGCGGCCGGCGGCGCGTCGCCGATGACGAACGGCGGCGGGCTCGCGGGCGTGCAGCGCGGGGGCGGCGGCTCCTGCGCCGCGCCGGCATCGTCGGTGTCGCTCGGCGCGGACGCCGCGGGGCTCTCGCTGGGCGGCGCGGGCGTGTCGCTCGCGGCGCCTCCCGGTGTGGAGCAGGCGCGCCACACAACGAGGCCACCGACGACGAGGGCGACGGCCAGCGCGCCCTTCCAGGCGACGCCCTCGGGCTCCTCCGCCGGCGGCGGCTGTCGATCTGCGCCCGTGCTCCCCTGGCTGGTGTTCCGCTGGGTGGCGCGCTGCTCGGGATCCATGGCGCGAGGGTGTTAGCGCTGATCGCTCCGCGAGGGCAGGGGGAGCGTAAGCCGCGCGGCGCCGCGAGCGTGGCCGCTGCGCGCGAGCTCGCGATGGGACGCGACCTCGTCTGGTGGAATCGCCAGATCCGTGTGGCAGTTTGGCCGCCTGTGCGTGGCCCGACGCGACGCCGGTTCGCACGCGCTGAGTCGTGCGGATATCCATCGATGCTCGATATCGACCGTCGAGAGACCACTTCGGGACGCAGGACCCTGCGATATCACCTCCGCCAGGAGGACGAGCGATCACCGAAACAGCCATGTTGTTCCCGAGCCCGGTGTGCGTTTGAACCAGGCCGATCTGCCCCACGACGGGCCTCTATGGATGATCAACGACCTGAACAACCACGGGGAGCGGACGCGCGCAGGCGAGCTCATCTGCCTCGCCGGCTGGACCCACGATCGCGGTGCGCGCCGCGCTTCGGGCACCCCGGTGAGCCGAGAACTTCCCCTCCGCCGCCCGCGCGGCTAACGAGCGGCTGTCAGTGTCAGCTTCGTCCGTCCGGTGCCTGGCGCCGCGGCCCTCCTCTCTTTCGTCGTGATGCCCAGCCGTCCTCTCCTCGCCACCTTCCTCCTCGGGCTCGTCGCGCTCTGCTGCGCGGCCTGCGTCGGCTCCTCGCCCACGCCGCTCGCCCCTTCGCTCCGCGGCTCGATCGGCGTCCCGCACCACGGCGTCATCACCGACGCCGTCGAGCTCCCGAAGCAGGGCCCAGGCTACCGGCTGCTCCGCAGCAACGGCATCCGGTGGGGGACGGCGGGGCTGGTCGCCGCGGTCCAGCGCGCCGCGGCGGAGGTGGCGCTGGCGCGGCCGGGTGGCGAGCCGCTCGTCGTCGGCGACCTCTCCGCGCGCTACGGCGGCGCCACGCGGGGGCACCGGTCCCACCGCACCGGGCGCGACGCCGACCTCTTGCTCTACGCGCTGACCCCGGACGGCCGCCCTGTGCGCTCGCCGGGCTTCGTCGCCTTCGGGCCGGACGGGCTCGCGCGGATCAGCGATGGCGCCGAGGAGCCCGCGTCGCCGCGCGCGGGCGCGCCGCAGTACGTCCGCTTCGACGTCGAGCGGGAGTGGCTGCTCGTGAAGTCGCTCGTCCGCTCGCCCGACGCGCACGTCCAGTGGCTCTTCGTGGCCCGCTGGCTCGAGGCGCTGCTCATCGAGTACGCCCGCGCGCTCGGCGAGGACCCGGAGCTCATCTGGTATGCCGAGAGCGTGCTGCTCCAGCCGGGCGACAGCACGGCGCACGCCGATCACATCCACCTCCGCGTCGCGTGCACGCCCGACGAAGCCCTCTCGGGCTGCCTCGGCGGCGGCCCGCAGTGGCCATGGCTGCCGGCCGTGCCGCAGCTCATCGCGCCGTCGGACGGCGACCTCGCCGCCGCGTTGCTCGACGACCTCCTGCCTGGAAGCGCCGCCGCGGGCTCTCGCGTGGCGGCTCCGGACAGCGCCCTGTGAGCCACCTCCTGGCGCATGGCGACGCGGCCGACGTCTGCGCGGCGCTCCCCGCGGACGTGCGGTTCGATCTCGTCTACCTCGATCCTCCCTTCGGCGTCGGGACGACGATGACCGCGCGGGCGGCGCGCGGCCAGGCGCGCGGGCGGCGCCGGCCGGAGAGCGGGCCCGACGCGTACGACGATCGCGCGAGCGCCGACGCGCTCGTCGCGATGCTCGAGCCGCGCCTCGCGGCCATCCGCGATCGCATGACCGAGGGCGCGACGCTGTACCTGCACCTCGATCACCGCGCGGTCCACGACGCGAAGGTCGCGTGTGATCGCCTGTTCGGCCGCGGCGCCTTCCTCGGCGAGATCATCTGGGCGCCCGGCAACGGCGGCCGGGGCGCGCGCGGCTTCTCCGTCACGCACCAGACGATCCTCCTTTACGCGCGCGCCGCGGGCGAGCGCGGCCAGGTGGTCTACAACGTCGCGGATCCGATGCTCCGCGAGCCGTACGCCGAGACCAGCCTCGCGATGCATTTCAAGCACCGCGACGAGGAAGGCCGCCTGTACCGCGAGCGGATCCTCGGCGGCAAAGCGTACCGGTACTACGCCGACGAGGGCCGCCGGCTCGGGAGCGTGTGGAGCGACATTCCCGGGATGGTCGCCAACACCCCGCTGCGCCGCGAGGCCACCGGCTACCCCACGCAGAAGCCGGAGCGGCTGCTGGAGCGCATCGTCCGCGCGTCCTCCGCGCCCGGCGCGACCGTCGCCGATCTCATGTGCGGCAGCGGCACCACGCTCGTCGCGGCCGCGCGCCTCGGCCGCCGCTTCGTCGGCGGCGACAGGAGCCCGCTCGCCTTCGCGACGGCGCGGGAGCGGCTCGACCGCGAGGGGATCGTGTACACGGCGTACGAGTCCGTTCCAGCCGCGGACGGCGAGCCGGAACGTCCCTGACTGGGCTCTACGAGCTCCCTCTCCTCGGGCCGGGCGGCTCGGATGCCCCTCTCTCCCTCTCGCCCTGGCTCAGACGAGATCGTCCGTCGGCCCCGCGCCCTGCCGGACGATCTGCACATCGCCCTGGCTCAGATCGATCACGGTCGTGGGCACGGCCCCGCCGGTCCCTGCGTCGAGGACGAGCGCGAGCCCCGGGAACCGATCGTCGATCTCCCCCGGATCGATGATCGGATCCTCCCCAGGAGGCGCCGCGGTCGTGCTGATGAGCGGCCGCCCGAGCGCTCGGACCAGCGCGAGCGCGACCGGGTGGTTCGGCACGCGGATGCCGACCGTCTTCTGCTTGAGGTGCACGTACTTCGGCACCTCGCGCGTGGCGGGGAGGATGAAGGTGTACGGCCCGGGCAGGAAGCGCTTCAGGATGCGGTACGCCTGGTTCTCGACGATCGCGTAGCGCGCGATGTCGCTCAGATCCGGGCAGATGAACGCCAGGTTCTTGTTCTGGCGCATCCCCTTGATCTGATACACCCGCTCGATAGCGGCCTTGTTCATCAGGTCGCACCCGAACCCGTACACGGTATCGGTCGGGTAGCCGATGACCTCCCCCTTCTGAATGAGATCGATCGCTCGCGCGATCTTGCGGGGTTCCGGGTGATCGGGGTTGATGGGCTGGAGCACGGGAACGCAACCATGGGGCCGCCCGGTCAGCTCCGCCAGTGCTGGCTGCTCGGATGTTTGCCCAGCGCCGGGCAGCCGGGGGCGGGCGCTGCGGGTGATTCGAGTGAAGAGAGGCGGGGCGAAGCCCCCGAAACGCGAGCCGGTAGCGCGCGCGACCGGCCCCGAGGCGGAGATCGAAGATCCCGGCGTGCAGCGCGGCTCGCTACTCCTTGAGCGCCTCGCTGCCGCCGATGATCTCCATGAGCTCCTTGGTGATCGCCGCCTGACGCGCCTTGTTGTACTCGAGCGTCAGGTTGTCGATCACTTCCTTGGCGTTCTTGTTCGCGGCGTCCATCGCCGTGAGCTTCGCGCCGAGCTCGCTCGCCATCGACTCGTAGAGCGCGCGCAGGATCGAGATGTCCACGTACATCGGCACGAGCCGCTCCAGGAGCGCGCCCTTGTCCGGCTCGTAGAGGAACTCCGACGCCGCGGAAGGCGCGCCGTGGCCGCCCTCGTCTCCCTGCTCCTGCTCCTTCGCCGGACCGCCGGCGGGCGGCAGGAGCCGCTCGACGACGACCGTCTGCGTGATCGCGCTCTTGAACTCGTTGTAGACGAGGTAGATCGCGTCGACCTCGCCCTTGTTGAACGGGGCGAGGAGCTTCGCGCCGACGGCCTGGGCCGTCTCGAGGTTGAGCTTGTCCCAGACCCCGGCCAGGTACTCGAGGATCGGCGCGCCGCGGCGGTTGAAGTAGTCCCGGCCCTTGCGGCCGATGAGCGCGAGCTGGACCTCCTGTCCCGCCTCCGTCCGGCTCTTCCACTCGCGCTCGGCGCGCTTGTTGATGTTGGTGTTGAAGCCGCCGCAGAGCCCGCGGTCGCTCGTGAGCACCAGGAGCAGCACGCGCCGCTCCGGGCGGGTCACGAGCAGCGGGTGCAGCGCCTTCTCGCCACCGGCGAGCGCGCCCGCCTCCCCCTCAACCCCGTGCCCCTCCGCCGCGAGCGCCTCGGCCGCGGGAGCCGCGTCGCGCGTGATCGCCGAGAGCACCTCCTGCACCTTCACGGCGTAGGGCCGCAGCTCGGTGATGCGCTGCTGCGCCTTGTTGAGCTTGGCGCCCGCGACCATCTTCATGGCGCGGGTGATCTTCTGCGTCGATTTGACGCTGGAGATCCGCTTGCGAATGGACTTGAGGCTGGGCACGGCTGCCTACTTTTCCTTTGCCTTCGAGGCGCTCTTCCCGTTCTTCGACTTGGCCTTCGGCGCCGGCGCCTCCTCCTCGTCGTCGCCCGCGCCATCCTCGTCGGCCGCGGTCGAGGCGCCGGCCGCTTCCACAGCGAACCGCTTCTTGAAGGTGTCGATCGCCTTCGTCATCCGCGACTTGAGGTCGTCGTCGAGGACCTTCTTCTCGCGGATGTCCACGAAGATCTGGGGGTGCTTCGCCTCGATGAACTTGTAGAGCTCTTCCTCGAAGCGCCCGAGCGAGCTCACCGGCAGGCTGTCGAGCAGGCCCTGCGTGCCGGCGTAGATGATGAGGATCTGCTTCTCGACCGCCAGCGGCACGTACTGGCCCTGCTTCAGGATCTCGGTGAGGCGCGCGCCGCGCTCGAGCTGCGCGCGGGTCTTCGCGTCGAGGTCCGAGGCGAACTGGGAGAACGCGGCCATGGCGCGGTACTGGGCGAGATCGAGGCGGAGCGTGCCGGAGATCGACTTCATCGCCTTGATCTGCGCGTTGCCGCCGACGCGGCTGACCGAGATGCCGACGTTGATGGCCGGGCGGACGCCGGAGTAGAAGAGGTCGGCCTCGAGGAAGATCTGCCCGTCCGTGATGCTGATGACGTTCGTCGGGATGTACGCCGACACGTCGCCCGCCTGCGTCTCGATGACCGGAAGCGCCGTGAGCGAGCCGCCCGACTTCGGATCACGGACGATCTCGTAGTCGCTCGCCTTCGCCTTGTCCGAGAGCTGCTGCTCGAGCTTCTTGATCTCGTCCTTCTTCTCGTCCTTGCGCGCCTGCTCGAGCTTCTCGAAGAGGGCCCCGTCGATCGTCTTCCAGAGCGAGTCCTTCGCCGAGTGCATCCCGTGCGCCCCGACGTGCGCCTTGCCGTCGACGCCGCGGTACGAGGCGTCGCCGCCCTCGATCTTCGTCCCCTTCGACACGACGTAGAAGATGTCGGCCATCTTCGCGGCGCGCTCGAGGAGCCGGGAGTGGAGGTAGAAGACGTCGCCCGGGTACGCCTCGCGGCCCGGCGGGCGGCGGAGCAGGAGCGAGAGCTGGCGGTACGCGACCGCCTGCTTCGAGAGGTCGTCGTAGATGCACAGGGCGTGGCGCCCGCTGTCGCGGAAGTACTCGCCGATGGTCACGCCGGTGTACGGCGAGATGAACTGGAGCGGCGCGGTCTCGCTCGCGGTCGCGGCGACGATGATCGTGTACTCCAGCGCGCCGTGCGCATCGAGCTTGTCCACGACCTGGCGCACCGTCGACAGCTTCTGGCCGATCGCGACGTAGACGCAGATGACGCCCTTGCCCTTCTGGTTGATGATCGCGTCGACGGCGACGGCGGTCTTGCCCACCTGCCGGTCGCCGATGATGAGCTCGCGCTGGCCGCGGCCGACCGGGATCATCGCGTCGATCGCCTTGATGCCGGTCTGCATCGGCTCGGTGACCGGCTGGCGCTGGATGATGCCGGGCGCCTTCACCTCGACGCGGCGGCGCTCCTTCGTATCGATCGGGCCCTTGCCGTCGATCGGCATGCCGAGCGCGTTCACGACGCGCCCGAGGGTCGCCTCGCCGACGGGCACCTCCATGATGCGCCCGGTCCGCTTGACGGCGTCGCCCTCCTTGATGGCGCTCGTGTCGCCGAAGATGGCGGCGCCCACGTTGTCCTGCTCGAGGTTCAGCACGAGCCCCATCAGGCTGCCGCCCTCCGAGCCGGTGAACTCGACGAGCTCGCCGGCCATCGCGCGGCTCAGGCCGTGCACGCGGGCGATGCCGTCGCCCACCGTGAGCACGGTGCCCGTCTCGGTGACCTGAGCGGCCTTGTCGATATTCTGGATTTGCTTCTTGATGATCTGGGAGATCTCTTCGGCGCGGAGCTGCATGCGGAGTCCTCTGTGGGGAGACGCTTGGGCTGCGGAATCAACGTCGTCAAGGTCGAGGGGGCGGCGAGCGCCGGGCCAAGACCCATCATGAAACAGGGGTGCTTGCTCGCGTCCCCTCAGGTTCGGAGCAGGTTGTCACGGAAGCTCGACAGCCGGGTCCGGAGGCTGCCGTCGATCACCTGATCGTCGATCTGGGTCACCACGCCCGCGATGAGCGAGGGATCCTGCCTGTGGGTGACCGAGATCTTCCTGCCGGTCGCCTTCTCGAGCTCGGCCCGGAGCCGCTCGAGGTAGCCGTCGGTCAGCGGGCCCGCGCTCGTCACCACGGCCCGGGCGACGTTCTGGTCCTGATCGACGAGGAGCGCGAGCTGCCGCGCGATCTCGGGCAGCGCCGCGAGCCGCCGGCGCCGCGCCAGCAGGAGGAGGGTGTTCCTCGTCACGTCCGAGAAGGCGGCGCGGCCGGCGATCTCACGGAGCAGCTCCTCGCGCGAGGCCTCCGGGATGAGCGGGTTGTCGAGGACGAGGCGGAGCTCCTCGCTCGCCGAGTACATCGCGCTGGCGTCCCCGATCTCCCTGGCGAGGGCCGCGAGGGTCCCGGTCTCCTTGCCGATCTCGAAGATCGCGCGCCCATAGCGTCGGGCGACGGACTCGTAGCTCATGTCGCTGCTCCGGTGGTCTGGGCTCCGCGGGGGGCGCCGGCGGAGACGGCCGCGGGGATGGCCTTCAGGTACTCTTCGTTGACCCGGTCGAGGTCCTGCTGGCCGATGCGCTGCCGGAGCAGCTCCTCGGCCGCGGCGACGGCGTTCTGCACCGCCTCCTGGAGGAGCATGGCGCGCGCCGCCTTGAGCTCCTGCTCGGCGCGGAACTCGGCGTCGCGCCGCATCCGGACGCGCCGCTGCTCCGCCTCGGCGAGCACGTGGGCCTTCTCGACCTCCGCCTGCGCCGCGTGCTCGGCCTTGAGCTCCGCGAGCGTCTCCTCGAGCCGCGTGAGCTTGTCCTCGTAGTCCTCGAGCCGCTGCTCGGCCTCCTGCTTGAGGCGCGACGCGTTGTCGAGCTCCTGCGTGATCGTCTGCTTGCGCTTCTTGAGCGCCTCCGCGATGGGCTTCCTCCCGAAGCGGACGACGATGAACGCGAGCAGCCCGAAGTTCAGGACCGACGCGAGGAACGGCGGCGGCTCGTTCTTCGGATCGCAGGGGTTCTGCTCGTTGTTGTAGCGCCAGAGCAGCGCGTTGACGCCGCCCTTCGCGGCCGCCTCGTTGTTCACGCCGATGAGGCCGTGCCACCAGTTGACGTGCGGCGGCGGAT
Protein-coding regions in this window:
- a CDS encoding penicillin-insensitive murein endopeptidase, with the translated sequence MPSRPLLATFLLGLVALCCAACVGSSPTPLAPSLRGSIGVPHHGVITDAVELPKQGPGYRLLRSNGIRWGTAGLVAAVQRAAAEVALARPGGEPLVVGDLSARYGGATRGHRSHRTGRDADLLLYALTPDGRPVRSPGFVAFGPDGLARISDGAEEPASPRAGAPQYVRFDVEREWLLVKSLVRSPDAHVQWLFVARWLEALLIEYARALGEDPELIWYAESVLLQPGDSTAHADHIHLRVACTPDEALSGCLGGGPQWPWLPAVPQLIAPSDGDLAAALLDDLLPGSAAAGSRVAAPDSAL
- a CDS encoding DNA-methyltransferase, whose translation is MSHLLAHGDAADVCAALPADVRFDLVYLDPPFGVGTTMTARAARGQARGRRRPESGPDAYDDRASADALVAMLEPRLAAIRDRMTEGATLYLHLDHRAVHDAKVACDRLFGRGAFLGEIIWAPGNGGRGARGFSVTHQTILLYARAAGERGQVVYNVADPMLREPYAETSLAMHFKHRDEEGRLYRERILGGKAYRYYADEGRRLGSVWSDIPGMVANTPLRREATGYPTQKPERLLERIVRASSAPGATVADLMCGSGTTLVAAARLGRRFVGGDRSPLAFATARERLDREGIVYTAYESVPAADGEPERP
- a CDS encoding L-threonylcarbamoyladenylate synthase, with the protein product MLQPINPDHPEPRKIARAIDLIQKGEVIGYPTDTVYGFGCDLMNKAAIERVYQIKGMRQNKNLAFICPDLSDIARYAIVENQAYRILKRFLPGPYTFILPATREVPKYVHLKQKTVGIRVPNHPVALALVRALGRPLISTTAAPPGEDPIIDPGEIDDRFPGLALVLDAGTGGAVPTTVIDLSQGDVQIVRQGAGPTDDLV
- the atpG gene encoding ATP synthase F1 subunit gamma, which encodes MPSLKSIRKRISSVKSTQKITRAMKMVAGAKLNKAQQRITELRPYAVKVQEVLSAITRDAAPAAEALAAEGHGVEGEAGALAGGEKALHPLLVTRPERRVLLLVLTSDRGLCGGFNTNINKRAEREWKSRTEAGQEVQLALIGRKGRDYFNRRGAPILEYLAGVWDKLNLETAQAVGAKLLAPFNKGEVDAIYLVYNEFKSAITQTVVVERLLPPAGGPAKEQEQGDEGGHGAPSAASEFLYEPDKGALLERLVPMYVDISILRALYESMASELGAKLTAMDAANKNAKEVIDNLTLEYNKARQAAITKELMEIIGGSEALKE
- the atpA gene encoding F0F1 ATP synthase subunit alpha, yielding MQLRAEEISQIIKKQIQNIDKAAQVTETGTVLTVGDGIARVHGLSRAMAGELVEFTGSEGGSLMGLVLNLEQDNVGAAIFGDTSAIKEGDAVKRTGRIMEVPVGEATLGRVVNALGMPIDGKGPIDTKERRRVEVKAPGIIQRQPVTEPMQTGIKAIDAMIPVGRGQRELIIGDRQVGKTAVAVDAIINQKGKGVICVYVAIGQKLSTVRQVVDKLDAHGALEYTIIVAATASETAPLQFISPYTGVTIGEYFRDSGRHALCIYDDLSKQAVAYRQLSLLLRRPPGREAYPGDVFYLHSRLLERAAKMADIFYVVSKGTKIEGGDASYRGVDGKAHVGAHGMHSAKDSLWKTIDGALFEKLEQARKDEKKDEIKKLEQQLSDKAKASDYEIVRDPKSGGSLTALPVIETQAGDVSAYIPTNVISITDGQIFLEADLFYSGVRPAINVGISVSRVGGNAQIKAMKSISGTLRLDLAQYRAMAAFSQFASDLDAKTRAQLERGARLTEILKQGQYVPLAVEKQILIIYAGTQGLLDSLPVSSLGRFEEELYKFIEAKHPQIFVDIREKKVLDDDLKSRMTKAIDTFKKRFAVEAAGASTAADEDGAGDDEEEAPAPKAKSKNGKSASKAKEK
- the atpH gene encoding ATP synthase F1 subunit delta, giving the protein MSYESVARRYGRAIFEIGKETGTLAALAREIGDASAMYSASEELRLVLDNPLIPEASREELLREIAGRAAFSDVTRNTLLLLARRRRLAALPEIARQLALLVDQDQNVARAVVTSAGPLTDGYLERLRAELEKATGRKISVTHRQDPSLIAGVVTQIDDQVIDGSLRTRLSSFRDNLLRT
- a CDS encoding ATP synthase F0 subunit B codes for the protein MKKPLLRSSLALGLATALAAGTALAQQPGSEPALPPGHPPIPSPAEGQPGSQQMPQRPRDMQPGRPLGPGGRQLPSGHGVRQPGILPGRGRPTPPPAPEPASHGEEHCPGHGPTDPPPHVNWWHGLIGVNNEAAAKGGVNALLWRYNNEQNPCDPKNEPPPFLASVLNFGLLAFIVVRFGRKPIAEALKKRKQTITQELDNASRLKQEAEQRLEDYEDKLTRLEETLAELKAEHAAQAEVEKAHVLAEAEQRRVRMRRDAEFRAEQELKAARAMLLQEAVQNAVAAAEELLRQRIGQQDLDRVNEEYLKAIPAAVSAGAPRGAQTTGAAT